A stretch of the Dichotomicrobium thermohalophilum genome encodes the following:
- a CDS encoding NuoB/complex I 20 kDa subunit family protein — MGLIKPEQTLDDLVLRQPDGTTGGATALRDESFTELSNNLADKGFLVTSSQDLINWARTGSLMWMTFGLACCAVEMMQSSMPRYDVERFGFAPRGSPRQSDVMIVAGTLCNKMAPAIRKVYDQMPEPRYVISMGSCANGGGYYHYSYSVVRGCDRVLPVDIYVPGCPPTAEALVYGIMLLQRKIRRTGTITR; from the coding sequence ATGGGATTGATCAAGCCTGAGCAGACGCTGGACGACCTCGTGCTGCGCCAGCCCGACGGCACCACTGGCGGTGCCACCGCGCTGCGCGACGAGAGCTTCACGGAGCTGTCCAACAACCTGGCGGACAAGGGCTTCCTGGTCACGTCGTCGCAGGACCTCATCAACTGGGCACGGACCGGCTCACTGATGTGGATGACGTTCGGGCTGGCCTGCTGCGCGGTGGAGATGATGCAGTCCTCCATGCCGCGTTATGACGTCGAGCGGTTCGGCTTCGCGCCGCGCGGCAGCCCCCGGCAGTCGGACGTGATGATCGTGGCGGGCACGCTGTGCAACAAGATGGCGCCGGCGATCCGCAAGGTCTACGACCAGATGCCGGAGCCGCGTTACGTTATCTCGATGGGCAGCTGCGCCAATGGCGGCGGTTATTACCACTATTCCTACTCGGTCGTGCGCGGCTGTGACCGTGTGCTCCCGGTAGACATCTACGTGCCGGGCTGCCCGCCCACGGCCGAGGCGCTGGTCTACGGCATCATGCTGCTGCAGCGGAAAATCCGCCGCACCGGTACGATCACCCGCTAG
- a CDS encoding NADH-quinone oxidoreductase subunit C — MATVPTATAQEEALQELGEHIAAARPEAVDTWYVALGELTVRATRENIVSLMTFLRDDVRCQFTCLIDICGVDYPDRAKRFEVVYHLLSARQNKRVRVKTDTDEVTPVPSVTHIFPAANWYEREAFDLYGIFFSGHPDLRRILTDYGFQGHPLRKDFPLTGFVEVRYNEDLKRVVYEPVKLQQEYRDFDFISPWEGAEYILPGDEKASSGSEGKT, encoded by the coding sequence GTGGCAACGGTCCCGACGGCAACGGCCCAGGAAGAGGCGCTCCAGGAGCTGGGTGAGCACATCGCCGCAGCGCGCCCGGAAGCGGTCGACACCTGGTACGTCGCGCTTGGCGAGCTGACGGTGCGGGCCACGCGGGAGAATATCGTCTCGCTGATGACCTTTCTGCGTGACGATGTGCGCTGCCAGTTCACCTGCCTGATCGACATTTGCGGGGTGGACTATCCTGACCGCGCCAAGCGGTTCGAGGTGGTCTATCACCTACTGAGCGCGCGGCAGAACAAGCGCGTCCGCGTGAAAACGGACACGGACGAGGTGACGCCCGTGCCGAGCGTCACGCATATCTTCCCGGCCGCCAACTGGTACGAGCGCGAGGCCTTCGACCTGTACGGCATCTTTTTCTCCGGCCATCCGGATCTGCGCCGCATCCTGACCGATTACGGCTTCCAGGGCCATCCGCTGCGCAAGGATTTCCCGCTGACCGGCTTCGTCGAGGTCCGCTACAACGAGGATCTCAAGCGCGTGGTTTACGAGCCGGTCAAATTGCAGCAGGAATATCGCGACTTCGACTTCATCAGCCCGTGGGAGGGCGCGGAATACATCCTGCCCGGCGACGAAAAGGCGTCATCCGGCTCCGAAGGAAAGACGTAG
- a CDS encoding NADH-quinone oxidoreductase subunit D, with protein MAQAEAEVRNFSINFGPQHPAAHGVLRLVLELDGEVVERVDPHIGLLHRGTEKLIEYKTYLQAIPYFDRLDYVAPMNQEHAFCLAIEKLLDIEVPIRGQIIRVLFSEIGRLLSHLLNVTTQAMDVGALTPPLWGFEEREKLMIFYERASGSRLHANYFRPGGVHQDLPPDLIDDIAGFCDPFLKVLDDIEGLLTENRIFKQRNVDIGVVSLDDALARGFSGVMVRGSGGAWDLRRAQPYECYNDFEFDIPVGKNGDCYDRYLVRMEEMRQSVRIMKQCIDKLTSGEGQGPVLAPNNKVTPPRRAEMKRSMEALIHHFKLFTEGFHVPEGEVYTAVEAPKGEFGVYLVADGTNRPYRCKIRAPGYAHLQAMEFLTKGHMLADVSAVLGSIDIVFGEVDR; from the coding sequence ATGGCCCAGGCTGAAGCGGAAGTCCGCAATTTCTCGATCAACTTCGGGCCGCAGCACCCGGCGGCGCACGGCGTGCTGCGCCTCGTGCTGGAACTGGACGGCGAGGTCGTGGAGCGGGTCGACCCGCATATCGGCCTTTTGCATCGCGGCACCGAGAAGCTGATCGAGTACAAGACTTATCTGCAGGCGATCCCGTATTTCGACCGGCTCGACTACGTCGCGCCGATGAACCAGGAGCACGCCTTCTGCCTGGCCATCGAGAAGCTGCTGGACATCGAGGTGCCGATCCGCGGGCAGATCATCCGCGTTCTTTTCAGCGAGATCGGCCGGCTTCTGAGTCATCTGCTGAACGTCACGACGCAGGCAATGGACGTCGGCGCGCTCACCCCGCCGCTATGGGGGTTCGAGGAGCGCGAGAAGCTCATGATCTTCTATGAGCGCGCCTCCGGCTCGCGCCTGCACGCCAACTATTTCCGCCCGGGCGGGGTGCATCAGGACCTGCCGCCCGACCTGATCGACGATATCGCAGGATTCTGCGACCCGTTCCTGAAGGTGCTCGACGACATTGAGGGCCTGCTGACGGAGAACCGCATCTTCAAGCAGCGCAATGTCGACATCGGCGTGGTGTCGCTGGATGACGCGCTTGCTCGCGGCTTTTCCGGCGTGATGGTGCGCGGCTCCGGCGGTGCGTGGGACTTGCGCCGGGCACAGCCCTATGAGTGCTACAACGATTTCGAGTTCGACATCCCCGTCGGCAAGAACGGCGACTGCTACGATCGCTACCTCGTGCGCATGGAGGAGATGCGCCAGTCGGTACGGATCATGAAGCAGTGCATCGACAAGCTGACCTCCGGCGAGGGCCAGGGGCCGGTGCTCGCGCCGAACAACAAGGTCACGCCGCCGCGCCGGGCGGAGATGAAGCGCTCGATGGAGGCGCTCATCCACCACTTCAAGCTGTTCACCGAGGGCTTTCATGTGCCCGAGGGCGAGGTCTACACGGCGGTCGAGGCGCCCAAGGGCGAGTTTGGGGTCTACCTCGTCGCTGATGGGACGAACCGCCCGTATCGCTGCAAGATCCGCGCGCCGGGTTATGCGCACTTGCAGGCCATGGAATTCCTGACAAAGGGCCACATGCTGGCCGACGTCTCGGCCGTGCTCGGCTCGATCGACATCGTGTTCGGCGAGGTCGACCGCTGA
- the nuoE gene encoding NADH-quinone oxidoreductase subunit NuoE: protein MSVRRLDPVQPESFEFTEENLAWAKAQIAKYPEGRQWAAIIPLLWRAQEQHGWLPEPAIRYVAELLEMPYIRAYEVATFYTMFNLSPVGKYHVQLCGTTPCMLRGAEDLKAVCRDRIGEPGEVTPDGLFSWIEVECLGACVNAPMVQINADYYEDLTPDSFAQILDNLREGKPVTPGPQVQRQKAAPISGLTTLKDRSAILRGGEPGA, encoded by the coding sequence ATGAGTGTACGCCGTCTCGATCCCGTTCAGCCGGAAAGCTTCGAGTTCACGGAAGAGAACCTCGCCTGGGCGAAGGCGCAGATCGCCAAATATCCCGAGGGGCGCCAATGGGCGGCGATCATCCCGCTGCTCTGGCGGGCGCAGGAACAGCACGGCTGGCTGCCCGAACCGGCGATCCGCTATGTCGCCGAGTTGCTGGAGATGCCGTACATCCGCGCCTACGAGGTCGCGACGTTTTATACCATGTTCAACCTCTCGCCGGTCGGGAAGTATCACGTCCAGCTCTGCGGCACGACGCCATGCATGCTGCGCGGCGCTGAGGATCTGAAGGCGGTTTGCCGCGACCGGATCGGCGAGCCGGGCGAGGTCACGCCGGACGGTCTGTTCTCGTGGATCGAGGTTGAATGTCTGGGCGCTTGCGTGAACGCGCCGATGGTCCAGATCAACGCGGACTATTACGAAGACCTGACACCGGACAGCTTCGCGCAAATCCTCGACAATCTGCGCGAGGGCAAGCCGGTGACGCCGGGCCCGCAGGTCCAGCGCCAGAAAGCCGCGCCGATCAGCGGTCTGACCACGCTGAAGGATCGTAGCGCCATCTTGCGCGGGGGCGAGCCCGGCGCGTGA
- the nuoF gene encoding NADH-quinone oxidoreductase subunit NuoF — protein sequence MLEDKDRIFTNLYGLHDWRLEDARRRGAWDGTKALLEKGRDSILEEVKASGLRGRGGAGFPTGVKWSFMPKENDGRPHYLVVNADESEPGTCKDREIMRHDPHILLEGCLVAGFAMGAHTCYIYIRGEYIREREILQAAIDEAYEAKLIGRDNVHGWDYDIYIHHGAGAYICGEETALLESLEGKKGQPRLKPPFPANVGLWGAPTTVNNVESVAVVPEILRRGSAWFAQLGRPNNTGTKLFCISGHVEEPCTVEEEMSIPLRELVERHAGGVRGGWDNLLAVIPGGSSVPLVPHWHCDDLLMDFDALKDVQSGLGTAAVIVMDKSTDIVAAIARIAYFYKHESCGQCTPCREGTGWMWRVLTRMIEGNATKREIDLLYDVTKQVEGHTICALGDAAAWPIQGLIRHFRDEIEGRIEAVSRPAETTGIAAE from the coding sequence ATGCTCGAGGATAAGGACCGCATCTTCACGAACCTGTACGGCCTGCATGACTGGCGACTGGAAGATGCGCGCCGTCGCGGCGCCTGGGACGGGACGAAGGCGCTGCTGGAGAAGGGCCGTGATTCGATTCTCGAAGAGGTCAAGGCTTCGGGGCTTCGCGGTCGCGGCGGCGCCGGCTTTCCGACGGGCGTGAAATGGTCGTTCATGCCCAAGGAGAACGACGGGCGTCCGCATTATCTCGTGGTGAACGCTGACGAGTCGGAACCGGGCACCTGCAAGGACCGCGAAATCATGCGGCATGACCCGCATATCCTGCTGGAAGGCTGCCTCGTGGCCGGCTTCGCGATGGGCGCGCACACCTGCTACATCTACATCCGCGGCGAATATATCCGCGAGCGCGAAATCCTGCAGGCGGCGATCGACGAAGCCTATGAGGCGAAGCTGATCGGCCGGGACAATGTTCACGGCTGGGATTACGACATCTATATCCACCATGGGGCTGGCGCCTACATCTGCGGCGAGGAAACCGCGCTCCTGGAGAGCCTGGAAGGCAAGAAGGGCCAGCCGCGCCTCAAGCCGCCGTTCCCGGCCAATGTCGGCCTGTGGGGGGCGCCGACCACCGTGAACAACGTTGAATCGGTCGCTGTGGTCCCGGAAATCCTGCGCCGCGGCAGCGCCTGGTTCGCCCAGCTTGGCCGGCCAAACAACACCGGCACCAAGCTGTTCTGTATCTCCGGGCATGTCGAGGAGCCCTGCACGGTGGAAGAGGAAATGAGCATCCCGCTGCGCGAGCTGGTCGAGCGCCACGCCGGCGGCGTGCGCGGCGGTTGGGATAATCTCCTGGCCGTTATTCCGGGCGGCTCCTCGGTTCCGCTGGTGCCGCACTGGCATTGCGATGACCTGCTGATGGACTTCGACGCGCTGAAAGACGTGCAGTCGGGCCTTGGCACCGCTGCGGTGATCGTGATGGACAAATCGACCGACATCGTCGCGGCGATCGCGCGGATCGCTTATTTCTACAAGCATGAAAGCTGTGGCCAGTGCACGCCGTGCCGCGAGGGCACTGGCTGGATGTGGCGCGTGCTGACCCGGATGATCGAGGGCAACGCGACCAAGCGCGAGATCGACCTGCTGTACGACGTGACGAAGCAGGTGGAGGGTCACACGATCTGCGCGCTGGGCGACGCGGCGGCGTGGCCGATCCAAGGCCTGATCCGCCACTTCCGCGACGAGATCGAAGGGCGCATCGAGGCGGTGAGCCGCCCCGCCGAGACCACTGGGATTGCCGCCGAGTAG
- the nuoG gene encoding NADH-quinone oxidoreductase subunit NuoG produces MPKLIINDREIEVEDGINLLQACEEAGEEIPRFCYHERLSIAGNCRMCLVEVVGMPKPIASCHMSVNDLRPGRDGSPPQVRTDSPLVKKAREGVMEFLLINHPLDCPICDQGGECDLQDQAMFYGVDGSRFHENKRAVEDKNIGPLIKTIMTRCIHCTRCVRFMTEVAGVPELGAIGRGEDMEITTYLEHGMTSELSGNVIDLCPVGALTSKPYAFTARPWELTKTESIDVMDALGANIRVDSRGREVMRFLPREHADVNEEWISDKTRFVWDGLRRQRLDRPYVRKDGTLREVSWGEAFNAIAARLRNTASKRVGAIIGDLAPVEDAYALKSLINGLGSPYVECRQDGAALNPALGRASYIFNTGIAGIDEADAILLVGTNPRLESAVLNARILKAYRSGRARIGVIGEQANLTYEYSYLGAGPDTLREIAEGRHEFADVLKNAERPMLIVGQGALARPDGEGVLRLAAQTAVNTGMLKPDEGWNGFNVLHTAASRVGALDIGCVPSEEGANLETMLAAAQTREMDVLYLLGADEFDVSQTGDAFVIYQGSHGDSGARLADVILPGSAYTEKDGTYVNTEGRVQIAPRAVFPPGEAKEDWAIIRALSEHLGRALPFDTLDQLRSAMYRDHPHLAGIDEFVPGDTAEIDALAQGAAEVTSAPFASPIENYYLTNPIARASHVMQEQAALHQANALGETGTNG; encoded by the coding sequence ATGCCAAAGCTGATCATCAACGATCGCGAGATCGAGGTCGAGGACGGGATCAACCTGCTGCAGGCCTGCGAGGAGGCCGGCGAGGAAATCCCGCGCTTCTGCTACCACGAGCGCCTGTCGATCGCGGGCAACTGCCGCATGTGCCTCGTCGAGGTCGTCGGCATGCCCAAGCCCATCGCCTCGTGTCACATGAGCGTCAACGATCTGCGCCCGGGTCGCGACGGCAGCCCGCCGCAGGTGCGCACCGACAGTCCGCTGGTGAAAAAGGCGCGCGAAGGCGTGATGGAGTTCCTGCTGATCAACCATCCGCTGGATTGCCCGATCTGCGACCAGGGCGGGGAATGCGACCTGCAGGACCAGGCGATGTTCTACGGCGTCGATGGCAGCCGCTTCCACGAGAACAAGCGCGCGGTCGAGGACAAGAACATCGGCCCGCTCATCAAGACGATCATGACGCGCTGCATCCACTGCACGCGCTGCGTCCGATTCATGACCGAGGTGGCGGGCGTGCCGGAGCTTGGCGCGATCGGCCGCGGCGAGGACATGGAGATCACGACCTACCTGGAGCACGGGATGACGTCGGAGCTGTCCGGCAATGTCATCGACCTGTGCCCGGTCGGCGCGCTGACCTCAAAGCCCTATGCCTTTACCGCGCGGCCGTGGGAGCTGACCAAGACCGAAAGCATCGACGTCATGGACGCCCTCGGGGCCAATATCCGCGTTGATTCGCGTGGGCGCGAGGTCATGCGCTTCCTCCCGCGCGAGCATGCCGACGTGAACGAGGAGTGGATCTCCGACAAGACCCGCTTCGTCTGGGACGGCCTGCGCCGGCAGCGGCTCGACCGGCCCTATGTGCGAAAGGATGGCACGCTGCGCGAGGTGAGCTGGGGCGAGGCGTTCAACGCGATCGCAGCGCGCCTGCGCAATACGGCGTCCAAGCGGGTCGGCGCCATCATCGGTGATCTGGCGCCGGTCGAAGATGCCTATGCGCTGAAATCGCTCATCAACGGGCTTGGCTCGCCGTATGTGGAGTGCCGGCAGGACGGGGCCGCGCTCAACCCCGCGCTCGGCCGCGCGAGCTACATCTTCAACACCGGCATCGCGGGCATCGACGAGGCCGACGCGATCCTGCTGGTCGGCACCAACCCCAGGCTCGAAAGCGCGGTGCTGAACGCGCGCATCCTGAAGGCCTATCGTTCCGGCCGGGCCAGAATCGGTGTAATCGGCGAGCAGGCCAACCTGACTTACGAGTACAGCTATCTCGGCGCGGGTCCGGACACGCTGCGCGAGATCGCCGAAGGCCGACATGAGTTTGCCGACGTGCTCAAGAATGCCGAGCGGCCCATGCTGATCGTCGGACAGGGCGCGCTGGCGCGGCCAGATGGCGAGGGCGTGCTGCGTCTCGCCGCACAGACGGCCGTGAACACAGGTATGCTCAAGCCTGACGAGGGCTGGAACGGCTTCAATGTCCTGCATACCGCCGCCAGCCGGGTCGGCGCGCTGGACATCGGGTGCGTGCCGTCCGAGGAAGGCGCGAATCTGGAGACCATGCTCGCCGCGGCCCAGACGCGGGAGATGGATGTGCTCTATCTGCTCGGCGCGGACGAGTTCGATGTCAGCCAGACCGGCGACGCCTTCGTGATCTATCAGGGCAGCCATGGCGATAGTGGTGCGCGCCTGGCCGACGTGATCCTGCCGGGCTCAGCCTACACCGAGAAGGACGGCACCTACGTCAACACCGAGGGCCGCGTGCAGATCGCGCCGCGTGCTGTGTTTCCGCCGGGCGAGGCGAAGGAGGACTGGGCGATCATCCGCGCGCTGTCCGAACATCTTGGCCGCGCCCTGCCGTTCGACACGCTGGATCAACTGCGCAGCGCAATGTACCGCGATCATCCGCATCTGGCAGGTATCGACGAGTTCGTGCCGGGCGACACGGCCGAGATCGATGCGCTGGCCCAGGGGGCAGCGGAGGTGACGTCGGCGCCCTTTGCCTCGCCGATTGAGAACTATTATCTCACCAACCCGATCGCCCGCGCCTCGCACGTGATGCAGGAGCAGGCGGCGCTGCACCAGGCCAATGCGCTGGGAGAGACGGGGACCAATGGCTGA
- the nuoH gene encoding NADH-quinone oxidoreductase subunit NuoH, with protein sequence MAEFWTNYGLPTVIMIGQSVLLLSSVLMIIAYLLLADRKIWAAVQLRKGPNVVGPFGLLQSFADFIKFVLKEPVVPAAADRPVFLLAPVVMAVLAMSAWAVIPVDDGWVVADINVGILYIFAISSLGVYGVIMGGWASNSKYPFLGALRSAAQMVSYEVSIGFVIITVLLVAGSLNLTDIVNAQRGDWGLFNWYWLPLFPMFIVFFISALAETNRPPFDLPEAESELVAGFMAEYSSTPYLLFMLGEYVAITVMCALTTILFLGGWLPPFDVAPFNWIPGVVWFTLKVILVFFMFAMVKAIVPRYRYDQLMRLGWKVFLPLSLAMVVIVAGVLQYTGGAAQ encoded by the coding sequence ATGGCTGAGTTCTGGACGAATTACGGCCTGCCGACGGTCATCATGATCGGGCAGAGCGTGCTGCTCCTCTCGAGCGTGCTGATGATTATCGCGTATCTGCTCTTGGCAGACCGCAAGATCTGGGCGGCGGTGCAGCTGCGCAAGGGGCCGAACGTCGTCGGCCCGTTCGGCCTGCTTCAGTCCTTCGCGGATTTCATCAAGTTCGTCCTCAAGGAGCCGGTGGTGCCGGCCGCCGCCGACCGGCCGGTGTTCCTGCTTGCGCCCGTGGTCATGGCGGTGCTGGCGATGTCGGCCTGGGCCGTGATCCCGGTTGATGATGGCTGGGTGGTCGCGGACATCAATGTCGGCATTCTCTACATCTTCGCGATCTCCTCGCTCGGCGTTTACGGCGTCATCATGGGTGGATGGGCGTCCAACTCGAAATATCCGTTTCTGGGCGCACTGCGGTCGGCCGCGCAGATGGTGTCCTACGAGGTCTCCATCGGCTTCGTCATCATCACGGTGCTGCTGGTGGCCGGCTCGCTGAACCTGACGGACATCGTCAACGCCCAGCGCGGCGACTGGGGGCTGTTCAACTGGTACTGGCTGCCGCTGTTCCCGATGTTCATCGTGTTCTTCATCTCCGCACTCGCGGAGACGAACCGGCCGCCTTTCGACCTCCCGGAGGCCGAATCGGAGTTGGTCGCCGGCTTCATGGCCGAATATTCATCGACGCCCTACCTGCTGTTCATGCTGGGCGAATACGTGGCCATTACGGTGATGTGCGCGTTGACCACCATCCTGTTCCTCGGGGGTTGGCTGCCGCCGTTCGACGTGGCGCCGTTCAACTGGATCCCCGGCGTGGTGTGGTTCACGCTGAAAGTCATCCTCGTGTTCTTCATGTTCGCGATGGTCAAGGCGATCGTGCCGCGCTATCGCTACGACCAACTCATGCGGTTGGGCTGGAAGGTGTTTCTGCCGCTCTCGCTGGCGATGGTCGTGATCGTGGCTGGTGTGCTGCAATACACCGGCGGCGCGGCACAGTAA
- the nuoI gene encoding NADH-quinone oxidoreductase subunit NuoI: MSRIVRAFRVAVLAEFAASLWLGLKYLVKPKATVDYPFEKGPLSPRFRGEHALRRYPNGVERCIACKLCEAICPAQAITIEAGPRRADGTRRTTRYDIDMVKCIYCGYCEESCPVDAIVEGPNFEFATETREELLYDKEKLLANGDRWEREIAKNLALDAPYR, translated from the coding sequence ATGAGCCGAATTGTTCGCGCATTCAGGGTCGCGGTGCTGGCGGAGTTCGCTGCCTCCCTGTGGCTTGGGCTCAAGTATCTCGTGAAGCCGAAAGCCACGGTCGATTATCCGTTCGAGAAAGGTCCGCTGAGCCCGCGCTTCCGCGGCGAACACGCGCTGCGCCGCTACCCGAATGGCGTGGAGCGCTGCATCGCCTGCAAGCTGTGCGAGGCGATCTGCCCGGCCCAGGCGATCACCATCGAGGCCGGTCCGCGCCGCGCAGACGGTACCCGGCGCACCACGCGGTACGACATCGACATGGTCAAGTGCATCTATTGCGGATACTGCGAGGAATCCTGCCCGGTTGACGCGATCGTCGAGGGGCCGAATTTCGAGTTCGCCACCGAGACGCGCGAGGAGCTGCTCTACGACAAGGAGAAGCTGCTCGCCAACGGTGACCGGTGGGAGCGCGAGATCGCCAAAAACCTTGCGCTCGATGCGCCCTACCGTTAA
- a CDS encoding NADH-quinone oxidoreductase subunit J yields MVAGAFFYIFSFITIASALMVITVRNPVHGVLFLILAFFNSAGLFVLLGAEFLAMILVVVYVGAVMVLFLFVVMMLDVDFAEMRAGFVKYLPIGAAVGIVLLVELSLVIGAWTISEQSLAQRAAPTPGGEVTNTEALGAILYTDYVYFFELAGVILLVAMIGAIVLTLRQREGVKRQDIAAQVARRPSEAIEVRHVEPGQGL; encoded by the coding sequence ATGGTTGCGGGGGCCTTCTTTTACATCTTTTCGTTCATCACCATCGCTTCGGCGCTGATGGTGATCACGGTGCGCAACCCCGTGCACGGTGTCCTGTTCCTGATCCTCGCCTTCTTCAACTCTGCCGGGCTGTTCGTGCTGCTGGGGGCGGAATTCCTGGCGATGATTCTCGTGGTGGTCTATGTCGGCGCCGTGATGGTGCTGTTCCTGTTCGTCGTTATGATGCTCGACGTAGATTTCGCCGAGATGCGCGCCGGCTTCGTCAAATACCTGCCCATTGGCGCGGCGGTCGGCATCGTCCTCCTGGTGGAGCTGAGCCTTGTCATCGGCGCCTGGACGATTTCGGAACAGAGCCTGGCACAGCGTGCCGCGCCCACACCGGGCGGTGAGGTGACCAACACCGAGGCGCTCGGCGCGATCCTCTATACCGACTACGTCTATTTCTTTGAGCTTGCCGGCGTGATCCTCTTGGTCGCGATGATCGGCGCCATCGTCCTGACCTTGCGCCAGCGCGAGGGCGTCAAGCGCCAGGACATCGCCGCTCAGGTTGCCCGGCGGCCAAGCGAAGCCATCGAAGTCCGTCACGTCGAGCCCGGCCAGGGCCTGTGA
- the nuoK gene encoding NADH-quinone oxidoreductase subunit NuoK: MEIGLAHYLTVASILFTLGVFGIFINRKNVIVILMSIELMLLAVNINLVAFSAFLNDLVGQIFTLFVLTVAAAEAAIGLAIVVVYYRNRGTIAVDEINVLKG, from the coding sequence ATGGAAATCGGTCTGGCCCATTACCTCACGGTCGCGTCGATCCTGTTCACGCTCGGCGTCTTCGGCATCTTCATCAACCGCAAGAACGTCATCGTGATCCTGATGTCCATCGAGTTGATGCTGCTCGCGGTGAACATCAATCTGGTGGCGTTTTCTGCGTTTCTGAATGACCTTGTCGGCCAGATCTTCACGCTGTTCGTGCTGACGGTCGCCGCAGCCGAGGCGGCCATCGGGCTCGCGATCGTCGTGGTCTATTACCGCAACCGCGGCACCATCGCGGTGGACGAGATCAACGTGCTCAAGGGCTGA